The Trichomycterus rosablanca isolate fTriRos1 chromosome 17, fTriRos1.hap1, whole genome shotgun sequence DNA segment ttttttctgttaactAACTGAGGGAGGTTGAATATTTCAGATTTACACCATTGGTAGTGTACTAGTTTGACATACAACTGTTACCTTTGTGCTGGAGTTAACATCTATGGCTATTCACATGCCAGACACTTGGTTCTCTAAGAAGTCTATTTTCAGttcataaaatgtaaacaattgaaCAATTAAGTATTTTGTTTTAAAGTGCCAGTCCAGTGTTTAATTTCTAGATAAGTAGCCTAACCTGCTGCACCTAGAAATCCTAACACGTTTTTAAATGCAGCTTTTTCAAAAAACTATTTCTAATTtagttaaacaaataaaattatactCTTACTTCACACAGAATGGGACATTGTAGGAGAATATGTCAAATATGTCATGTGATTTTAATGAGCTGGCATATGGGCCACCTCTCTTCCTAGCAAGAACTTGTGGGTGAGCTTGTGTGCCCTGTGGCATGGTGTGTAAATTGCTTGAAATACTAGTAGTAGTGTTGGTTTACTATTGTTGAACAAAGTTGTGTCTGGTTTGTAATTGGCCTATATTTATTCCACTAGATAACATGCTGCTAGTCATTTACCTCAAAATGCTTTGCCATGGCTTGTAGAAACTCCCTCACATGTGGCCTGAGAAGGACGTACACCTGtggattaaaaacaaaacattaaccTACAATAATTCCATCTAAAAGTTTGTACATCAATAAAAATTACTTGTGAATAAAGGAAAAACTTACTAACCTTGTACTCTTGACCTTGAAAGCATGTTGTGAATGTGTACTCGACATCCTCAATCATATTgagagagctaaacacaagtgTTTCATCCTTAAAAGGAAAGTAAAAGTGAGACCATAGctgtaaacacataaataactATACATGTATTATTGTGTCTGTCTTTATCTCTATATCATTAAATCTCACCAAATCTAGCACCATGGTGGCTGTGGGTGTGCTCCTTGTCTTTGGTGGAATGTCCATATGTGCGGAGACAGGTCTGGAATGCTGTGACTGGTTTggaatgtttttaataaatgtaaatctgtAGGGTATCAAACACAAAACGTTGATTTGAAATTCATAGGGTTCTGATCATTAGGAATACAAATTAGACGTATTAAAGTAGGAAAGCATGGGaagaaaacagttttacagtacaaaacatttgaTACACTTACGGGCTAAACACTTCATCATTCTCCTCATCTTCCAAAATGCTGCTGATGCCACTGTAGCCAAATACACACTGTTCAGGACTGAACACAACAGCATTTCTGGTCCGCTCATctatggaaaaaaaaacttattaaaCCCTAACTGAATATTGTTCCATTTTAATTGGATAAGAAAGATTTAATCTTAAGTGGACAGATGTTTTTGATTTACATATGCACTTTAACAAAAAATCTGCAACTTTTTTCATAATAATTGTTGCTAAAAGCTGATACTTTGGTTACTTAACCAGCAACAAATGGCAAAAAACACTTCTCAGGCACATCTGAAACCACAAAAGGTGAAACTTCTTGCCATAATCATTCgctgatttatttaattctttttgatgctcccatatttaggggttgccacTGCTAGCTGGTCTGCACACCAGACCTGGCAGTTATTATGCCAAATCCTCTTCACGACGCAACCATCCTtgttttatccaggcttgggactggtaCTGAAAGcccactgacaagtgcacctcccaaaatGTAATGCTGTGCATACACCCAACCAGCCACAGCTGAGACTCAAACCATGGATCTCAGTGGTCGTGGGCTAGCGTAACTCACCGCTGTGCCCCTCCAATGTAAGTAATGTATGTGCTTGTGATTTTCAGGTTTGCTGTTGTGTTTTCGTTCTTGCTGTTTTGTCGACGTGTGCGAGTCAACGTTTGGAATACTTACTGTCTTTAGTGGGAGTGATGAAACGCACTACAGGCGAGTAGAGGCTACGTGCAGTAGGGTTGACAGACGTAGAATGCCTCACTCTGCGATTACGCACTGGCGTCTTAAAGTCAGATTctgccaaataaaaaaacagatgaaattaccataaaaaacaacaatagcaGTTTTGTTTATAGCCAAATCACTTATAAGCACAAAATATTTTACCTTTACTCTCTGCTGGTGGTAAAGCCCTTTTCCGTCCATGTTTCAAGCGAAGCCTTTTTGCTGCAGTTGGGATTTTATCACTATATAAATTGGAACAATTCTTTAGAACCTCCTGCACTTCCTAAATTCgaccagaaacacacacaacaaaaaggGCTTTAAAAGTTTTCTTGCAGACAGTCCAATTACAGACTAAATGTAtgagtttatacattttattaagaGTTTATTTAATCAATATAGGGTTTAAATGTGGTCAAAGAAATCTATCTGGTTAAACAttaatatttcattaaaaatgaACCAAAATTGGAACTTTTTAGCAGGCACTTGCCTAAATCATATGTCTTTTAAAAAGTGCAACCTGGACAAATTAACCAGATTAaccattttgggttacgaacgatctgtttcaacttaacgtacgaacaaatttcggattatgaactgaaattcgcgaaacacgtgacagcacgaacaagttgactcggagcgtctctctctttatatgtatatatacacacacacataccgtgagcgaacattcggacagcgttttttcggtgttgtctttatattttcaatattaaaatggccccaaataaggtgcagagaaagcgcagtgctgagaaaatgaacaaatctattacattttttgttgctgtcactgtgtatcagacagaggggacagtaagtgagagagaagaaggaagtctgctgagtaaagtattctttctttcgtgcaattacacctacaaaatacaacactattgaaataaagaaggaaataatagagaaatatgagagttattgttgtttctggtagatacattttataaaaaaaaagaaggaaatgcattatggtgtatggtacagcacacatactgtgtattgttgtttattattatatattacagaatgtctattctataatttaagatttaagggaaaatatacttgtatttataacaaaaaagagcatttaagacattagaaaggttaggtaaggggtggtttggggggtctggcacggattaattatatttacatgatttcttatgggaaaaataggtttaactaacgaacattttgacttaagaacagcccttcggaaccaattacattcgtaagtcaagggtccactgtacaagGTTACAAGAAGCATGTGGATTGCATATGTATCGTAAATGTAATATGGCAAATtacagttgttttttttaaactgatgtAACACCGTGGTAAACATGCCTGCAACCTCCACTATCTCTGTTTATCCTGACTTCAATGTCGCTTTAAAAACTCATTTAAAGTTATTCTGACCAGGTTAAAGAAATtagtccaaataaacaaacgatACAAGCATCAGGTCACAGATAACATTTTCGTGCCATGTAGGCAATAGCACTGTTTTCTTATTAACAAATAAGTATCAAACTTATTTTAGCTTTTAAGTAACATATGAGCAagttttaattagtttataaaACTTATCTAAGACAACGAGGCTGAAGTTCTTATTTAGCGGCTGAAGTTGGTTCCTTATTCATAAAGAGAGCGTTCGCCATGGATATTTGCtgcacactttatattttaccgacataaatcaactaaatgaagacgtgaacataattttttttggctgattctcatcgtgatattgtcaatgtaaaaatgtgattcaaatataattaaaatatttactttgtaaaatattttttaaattcattctttcaggctgcatttccactgtaaggaaaacctatttttattcagaagcatactggtggcataattcatgtcgggccagacaagtaacaaatccattatacagaactggtccctctttgtaagaaaaagctgattttagactggcccaagttcattctatacctaaaatctaactgccaacatggcacactcagcaatggtgcacatggaAATttattcaaaggggcaatttcagaagcatactggtggcataattcaagtcaggccagacaaataacaaatccattatacagaactggtccctctttgtaagaaaaagttgattttagactattttgtataaataaagcaatgtgTAAGCTTCATTCCTTTTTATTGAAAGAGTAATGTGTAGACTGTTCTATGTTTATAAAGATGCACATTTTGTTGCATACTGTATTTGATAAATAATGTTCCATTTTATACTATCTTGGCTAGTCATATTCTCTTGAATATTGCTCTCTCAACTTAGGAAGTGAACTTGAGTGAAGAGTAAAGATGGTTAGATGTTTCTTGGATGGTGAAACTTTCATGCAACtacttcattcatttcatttccgcCTGTGGTCCCGTCTGGGACATAGGCCGCCGACAAGCTCTCTCCAGGCATCACGGTTCCGGGCGAGTCTCTCCAGCTGTCCCCACGTCTTGCCCATCTGCTTGGCATCTGCATCCAGGTCTCGGCGCCAGGTATTTCTAGGCCGTCCTCTCTTCCTCTTCCCTTGGGGGTTCCAGGTGAGGGATTGTTTGGTGATGTTGGATGTAGGTTTGCGGAGGGTGTGGCCAATCCATCGCCAGCGTCTCTGAAGGATGTCTTGGTCAACAGGCTGCTGCTTTGTTCGTTGCCACAGTTCTACATTGCTGATCTTATCGGGCCAGCGGATCTTTATGATCTTCCTGAGGCAGGTGTTAATAACTACATGCAACTACTTGCATGTAGCATAATTTCTGTGCAACTTGACATTGCGCTTTACAGTCTTAAATTAAAGTGCAATTTAATATAAGGTACGTTTCAAGCAACCAGAATTAATGGAAAGTTGAACTGTGTAAAGCCTGCTTTAGAAGAAATAATGGTAGTTCTATTGTTCTATTTGCTTGTTCTATTGTTGTATAGGGGAAGAAAACGATCAAAAAGAATAGCCATAACTACCAGACAATTTCCCAATGCTAGGTAAGAACATGTTGAGGTACAGCGGTCTGTCTAAAACAAGATGATTAAAGAGGATACATaaacaatgtattaaatatttcacattTGTTTCAACCTACaaagagaattaaaaaaaaatattcctCTGCACAAGATATCTGATTTGGAGGTATGAAATTAGTTGTCCTTCCTGAGAGAAGAGGGCTAGATCTGGCCAGATGCTGAAATAGGCTTTGAAAATACCAATGGAAATTGAGTTTGAGGAATACATTTTTGATGAATGGAATCACAATTGGCAGGTCAGTGTAAAACAAGATTTTTGTACAGGGAAAAACCTGATCGTGACGGACttattgtttgtctgtctatgcaTGAATAATGCCTTCAGTATAGCTTTTAAACGTCTTTAAAATACAATCTTAAATTGCACTAGATGTAGCATGTTGCCAGTTAatttgaatcaattttcatgtgcaccattgctgagtgtgccatgttggcagttagattttaggtatagaatgaacttgggccagtctaaaatcagctttttcttacaaagagggaccagttctgtataatggatttgttacttgtctggcccgacatgaattatgccaccagtatgcttctgaataaaaataggtttttcttacagtggaaatgcagcctgaaagaatgaattgaaaaaatattttacaaagtaaatattttaattatatttgaatcacatttttacattgacaatatcacgatgagaatcagccaaaaaaaattatgttcacgtcttcatttagttgatttatgtcggtaaaatataaagtgtgcaGCAAATATCCATGGCGAACGCTCTCTTTATGAATAAGGAACCAACTTCAGCCGCTAAATAAGAAGCTGCGAATAAGTAACTAACTTCAGCCTCGTTCTAAGACAGCAGATTAAAATTAGTCAGGATTTTAAGGGATGTCCAGGCATTACACCAGTCACGAACATAAATCCATTGTCACAGACAAAAACTAATAACAATATACGGATTAACGTCACCTCTGTTAATATAAAACTCTGTAACGATTTAGTACATatgaacaaagaaaagaaaacagtgaGCGTATGTTACTATACAGGTAATACCTGACCTATTCTGTGTTTAAGGACAGAGTCTATGAATATGAACATGGCGGTGTAAACAACTTTAGCCTCGTAGGCCCACTATACTAGCTAGCTATTGTGCTAACACTAAGCTAACTGACTTATTGCTAACTAACCAAATTTTGCCACACAACATTTAACTATGTATCAGTGTTTATACTGAACGTAAATATTATCATAAGTAAACCTGGTTAGCTAAACAACGGAGCTAGCTACAAAAGCTAGCGATTGTTATTAGCTAGCATCTATTAGCTAGCATCCGCAGGCTAAAGGCTTAAACCATAGCGAGTAAAAGGAAGATGACAAAGCGCAGCGAGCACAGACAcggcatttaataataataatattataatataaaccAAACTACGCGCCGAGTGCTGACTCTGTTCGCTTTACAGAAGTAAAAAATGAAGACTCTGGACTCACGGGTGAGTGACTCTGCTCTCCCCGAGTTTCCTGGCTCGAATTCGTCCGCCGTCTGCGCGGAGTCCTCGGTTGAGGAGACGGACTTTCCAGAGAAATAGTTCTTGATCGGAGTCTCATGTTAGTCCACGTTAGCTAGACAATATCTCAGACGAAGGACACAATCCTGTGCAAAAACGCGGATAAGCAGCCGGACTCTGTCGTGCTGTTGTTTTGTGCGGAGACTCTTTGGTGTAGCGGCGGCCTGAGAAGACCGTTTAAATCTACCGGCACAAAAACAGACCTGCGTATCAACAGCAACGCTGCGCGCAGTGGGCGGAGTCAGTGACGTAATACAAGCAGGCCAGCAAAAATGACGGaatgagagcctcactacgcatgctccgattcacgaaCCTGACCTACGTAGCTGGGTCGTTTCGTGAATTGGCGTAAAGTGCGCAAAGTGTGTTTGTACTTTACCTATAATTTACACTACAATTTTCATAAAATTGCCCTTATTTCTGTATGTGcgaagaaaattattaaaaaacttacaatcttctgtcagaaataaaagaaaaacgaAAGCAATATTAATTAGATCCAAAAGAAAGTTTCAGCAGGGAGATTGATAAATGCTTCTGTTAGCTTTAAAAGTGGCTTCaaggacacaaaacaaaatcatggactaacattaaatgtggtttgcattatttgtttttctgaTGATAATAAGGCCTACATTTCATAATGCACAAAAGCCTTTAAGTATACAAATGAACCATCGTCTGGATTAAAGAACCATTGTTTTTAAGTGTGTGCAAATCAGGACAGTAATCAAGTACAGTTCTGTAaaatttttaatatatgtactttatttgtacctgtaaaTTGAGACAGACAAAATAACCAGTATGAACGATACAAACATTTACCGCTACAACCGCAACATGGTCGCTGTTCCACACGCTCACAACCAACTTAGCTTATCAATGCTGTTAACAGATGATCATTTATCCGAACTACGATCCCTGGCATCCTAGCTGAGTTTGCCTCATCGATGACGTCACCACGCTAAACACACGTGACTGACAGACCAATGTGCAACTAGTAATGAACTATTGAATCACTAAACCGAcacatcattcattttaatgcGTAATATAATAttgcttatttacatttaatattttattgcaattgtatgtataaaaataataatttgtactcattatttatgacagttttaataataaacGGAAATTTTATTATGAAGCGTTTTCAGAAtgttttgtggtgtttctgtgcCATCTTAAACTGTTTCCATGTTGTGTTTTGAGCACTGAGGCATATCGAGTGATTAACGAGAAGAAAAAGAGGCGTTTCACTGTCAAACTGAACAGTGAAGGTGAACACAAGAAACCGGGTGCTTTTATACGAGCTGAACGTGTTTTTACTTCTTAAATTACGATGTATAAATGACACATTGAACGCAATATGGCTGTTTTCTTCTTTTGATAGAGACAgttgagagtgcagtgctaaaATACTCCTACATAATTCgtaaatatgtacatttattatcGACCTAAGTTGCCCtggatttttgtaaaataaacaaaatacacaaaattattaaataacttaAATTTATTTTCCGTTAGAGGTTTTTCACACAAtcatatacaataatataataacagaactacacacagctcctctctctcTGCTACTCCTGTGCCTAGTCACgtgacaacaaaacacagcaaagcAGGAGAAGTAAGGTGTGCTGCCAGTTGTGGATTTAAGCATTCGCAAGATATTGGAGAATAAATCAAATGAATGGGTAATAAAAGACATAGTACAGAACTATAAAGATGTACACTTTTCaattctgtatatatatatttacagatGGCTCAAAAGATCCTGAGGAAGCAAAAGTAGGCTCGGCAGTATATGTCCCAGCAAGCAAAACCACTATTAAGAAAAGGTTAACAAATCACTTGTCTGTATACACTACAGAGCTAATGGCAATATTACTGGCACTACAGTGGTTACAAGAGAAATAATTAAGTAACAGTGTCATCATTTCAGATAGCTACCcagcacttacatttacattttcagcatttagcagacactttttatccaaagtgacttttgagcaattgagggttaagggccttgctcagggacccaacagtggcaacttggtggtggtggtggggcttgaaccttctgtttactagtccagtaccttaaccactgagctatcactggcccacttAGTAGCATTCAGTCAGGTAGATCACTTAGAACAtatattttaaatcaaatatACATCCTGTTACATAAAACAGATGTTGAGAATGAGAGCCTTAAACACTCGGACCAACCGCCACCTTCACAGATTCTTTCCCCAGGCAATCAGCATACTTAACAAGGACAACTCTCACATCCCTCCGTTTTAACTGATACACGTGGGTTTTCACACATGCCTTGCAGTAaatgcacatacacacttatttactgtaaataatcTTTATTGCACAATCTTTATTgcacatttttctttaaattactTGAAGTCTGTCAGTGGTCGGACTGCACACACTCATTGTACATTTGATGCTGTTTCATGTTGCTGCTAAGTTATTATTATGCTATGTCTACATATATAATACACAATTTCTATTTTATACTTAGGTCTGTCAGTGTACTGTCAGTGTGCCATACTTTATATCTCCATTACACAATGCCTGCTGCTGTTCATGTCACTgccacttttgttttattttattctatgctTATGTATAGTATTCCTTTAGTATTATttctattgtattattttatgtatgttttttgACACGTGGcttagtgagtagcactgtcgcctcacagcaagaaggtcctgggttcaatccccaggtggggcggtccgagtcctttctgtgtggagtttgcatgttctcccagtgtccgcgtgggttcctcccacagtccaaaaacatgccaccagactaattggaaacactgaattgtcctatagatacctagcctcTGGATGCACAAGCctgtgcattgtagtgccggtcccaagcccggataaaatagggaaggttgtgtcaggaagggcatccggcttaAAAATTCTGCCAAattaatgcggatcatgatctgcCGAGATCCGACCCTGCAACCGAACGGGAtgaaggccgaggaagaagaagaatgtaTGTTTGTTGACACatgcaccaagagaaattccttgtacatctggtacttggcaaacaataaagattctgatgtCAAAGTTATGTTTGTAAGTTTTCTTTGGGTTCCTGACCATGATCGGTTAGAGAGGAATGGGCAGGTGAATAAAAAAGCTAAACTAACCTTAAAGCACAAGCACATAGATTTGCAAATCCCACTGAACAAGACAGAGGCAAAGGTTTACATTGAAAAGTGTGGCAAAACAGCCCGGCAGGAGTATTGGGATAGAAGTGAAACAGGAAGACATTTACACAGAATATAAAGAAAGATTGATTCTGGTAGAAGGGTAGGCAGGAGCCGAAGGAAGGAAACCATAATAATGCGCCTAAGAATAGGACACTCAGGTCTTAATCACACACTAaagataatatataaatatagtacAGCATATTGCTTACACTGTACCTAAGAAGAAACTACAGAACATGTACTGACTGCTACATTGTAAAAAATATGATCCTTGGAAATGGCTCAACGTAATGCACCTTTACGTTGGTTTCCCAATCGCCATAAAATCAATAGAAGAAGAAGAGTAAGGTGTGCATGTAAATGTGCGAGCAGTGGCATCTGTACAAACATAGTTTCTACTTTCTAAAAAAAAGGGGTTAAAgtactgaatgtagcggagaaaaagtaaaactgaagtattgatactatcgatatttggatcgatccgcccatccCTAGTAATAAAGTTAGAACATCTGTGTGAATGTGTCAATACCTAGCCTAGCAAACTAGTTCACAGCTGAGATACTAAAACCCAAGTAACtcgtatattattattattatgaaagataCAATAAAGACTTGTGCACTGTGTGTAGTATTCTAACTACACGAAAGATattacagctgtgagttaaTACCCAAGGTAAACAACAAGGGTACTTTTTAGCTTAgtcgctagtgttagctgctaagctaattgcagtgatttctgtttctataagcactctgtgtttataactttattatattaatattgtaatacatacatttttgtaagtagcagctctcagtagggttgtaagtAAATCCAAGTGTTTAAAGTGCTCCGATATCTTGTTTTtgggtgctttactttctcacaatgttaccatcatggcgtatcaccaccaagcaGCTAACTCATCCcacgtagttgtgtttgctgggtgaataaatgtgtaaatttttaatagtgaccgaatatgtgttgttcatttaaaataaaaaatagatgctattctgtttacatttaaaagcacaaagtcaaaataaaGGAGCTCTACGTAAGTTGAAAAGGAGCTCTCTAAGTAAGAGCTTtactacgcatgctccgattcatttgcGTAGGGTGCGCAAAGTGCGGCCGAACTTTACGtatgtatagtttacactattatttccatttgt contains these protein-coding regions:
- the ctdspl3 gene encoding CTD small phosphatase-like protein 2; the protein is MRLRSRTISLESPSPQPRTPRRRRTNSSQETRGEQSHSPEVQEVLKNCSNLYSDKIPTAAKRLRLKHGRKRALPPAESKESDFKTPVRNRRVRHSTSVNPTARSLYSPVVRFITPTKDNERTRNAVVFSPEQCVFGYSGISSILEDEENDEVFSPFTFIKNIPNQSQHSRPVSAHMDIPPKTRSTPTATMVLDLDETLVFSSLNMIEDVEYTFTTCFQGQEYKVYVLLRPHVREFLQAMAKHFEMFIYTSAKKEYAEMIVDILDPKKKIFRHRLYQDDCACVLGHYIKDLRVLERDPSKTVILDNAPHTFPYHLMNMIPIKSWSGDKDDKELQRLIPYLEKLVQADDFRTVLKRRTDHFHRLLTED